A stretch of the Flavobacterium aquiphilum genome encodes the following:
- a CDS encoding DUF3999 family protein: MKFNKFIVFLFVANLSFAQNTTAKIKTVAQNGLYKIVLPPDIRSFSNEEMSDFRIFDSKEKEVPYFLIQNANETITNNFDEYEIISKTTVPKKNTSVIIKNPSKQNYSQISLFIANSNVVKQYSISGSDDQKEWFGLSNNQELYDLSSNTETYVVKTISLPLNSYKFLKIDFNDKKTLPINVVKAGNFKSHTQNNSLLQIVPKEFTVSQLPSKKETMIRISFESPQIINQLIFEISKPNFYTRNTTVFKNEVRKIKHKTKIYPVTIANFELNSKTKNTFNIPELFVKEFFIKIENQDNQPLVITAVKCMQVPLSIVADLNANEQYTIKTGNPNLNPPDYDLSNFKNSISGNLPETSIYEIKKTNLPVNAGTNKSFWQQAWFMWICILFGAITIGYFTTSLMKDMKTE; encoded by the coding sequence ATGAAATTCAATAAGTTTATAGTATTTCTTTTTGTTGCAAATCTTTCATTTGCCCAAAACACCACTGCCAAAATTAAAACAGTGGCGCAAAACGGATTGTATAAAATTGTTCTGCCACCAGATATTCGTTCATTTTCAAATGAGGAAATGAGTGATTTTAGAATTTTTGATTCAAAAGAAAAAGAAGTACCCTATTTTTTGATTCAAAACGCCAACGAAACAATCACTAACAATTTTGACGAATATGAAATAATTTCCAAAACGACTGTACCAAAGAAAAACACATCTGTTATTATTAAAAATCCATCTAAACAAAATTACAGTCAGATTTCACTTTTTATAGCCAATTCCAATGTCGTAAAACAATATTCTATCTCAGGAAGTGACGACCAAAAAGAATGGTTCGGGCTTTCTAATAACCAAGAACTTTATGATTTAAGTTCTAACACCGAAACGTATGTTGTAAAGACAATCTCGCTTCCGCTAAATTCCTATAAATTTTTAAAAATTGACTTCAACGACAAGAAAACATTACCAATAAATGTAGTGAAAGCGGGAAATTTCAAAAGTCATACTCAAAACAATTCTTTACTTCAGATTGTTCCAAAAGAATTTACTGTATCACAACTTCCTTCCAAAAAGGAAACAATGATTCGCATTTCTTTTGAATCTCCGCAGATCATCAATCAGCTTATTTTTGAAATTTCGAAACCCAATTTTTACACTCGAAACACGACGGTTTTCAAAAACGAAGTTCGAAAAATTAAGCATAAAACAAAAATCTATCCGGTTACTATCGCGAATTTTGAATTAAACTCGAAAACAAAAAACACTTTCAATATTCCAGAATTATTTGTGAAGGAGTTTTTCATAAAAATAGAAAATCAGGATAATCAGCCTTTGGTTATCACCGCTGTAAAATGCATGCAAGTTCCTCTCTCAATTGTTGCTGATTTGAACGCCAACGAACAATACACTATCAAAACAGGAAATCCAAACCTAAATCCTCCTGACTATGACCTTTCAAATTTCAAGAATAGCATTTCTGGCAATTTACCCGAAACCTCTATTTACGAAATAAAAAAAACAAACCTTCCCGTAAATGCAGGAACAAACAAATCCTTTTGGCAACAAGCCTGGTTCATGTGGATTTGTATACTATTTGGAGCTATTACCATTGGCTATTTCACAACAAGTTTAATGAAAGACATGAAAACTGAATAA
- a CDS encoding peptidoglycan-binding protein LysM, translating to MIKKWYYYTSLIVVVAFLSLGFKPSKLESTPWFLINETDDTSYLLPSLNVSDYTKSEIPYTGNFFIGYKEAIGFKESQGKYRKINSLGYLGKYQFGIETLKTIGIHNSEAFLNSPRMQEKAFIALLAKNKWELRDVIERYDGTILNGIRITESGILAAAHLAGVGSVKKFFRYKGKRFIKDIYGTSLRSYLKKFGGYDTSFIVADSTARVI from the coding sequence ATGATAAAAAAATGGTATTATTACACAAGTTTAATTGTCGTAGTTGCTTTTTTAAGCTTAGGTTTTAAACCCTCCAAATTAGAATCTACCCCATGGTTTCTAATTAACGAAACTGATGATACATCCTACTTACTACCATCATTAAATGTGAGCGATTATACCAAATCTGAGATTCCATATACCGGAAACTTTTTTATTGGTTATAAGGAAGCTATCGGCTTCAAAGAGTCACAAGGAAAATACAGGAAAATTAATTCTCTCGGCTATTTAGGAAAATACCAATTTGGTATAGAAACTTTAAAAACTATTGGGATTCACAATAGCGAAGCGTTTTTAAACAGCCCCCGAATGCAGGAAAAAGCTTTTATTGCCCTCTTAGCCAAAAACAAATGGGAGTTAAGGGATGTAATTGAAAGGTATGACGGAACCATTTTGAACGGAATCCGTATTACGGAATCTGGTATTTTGGCTGCTGCTCACCTTGCAGGTGTGGGATCTGTTAAAAAGTTTTTCAGATATAAAGGGAAGCGTTTTATTAAAGACATTTACGGGACTTCATTGCGAAGTTATCTGAAAAAATTTGGAGGTTATGATACTTCCTTTATAGTTGCGGATAGTACCGCGAGAGTGATTTAG
- the trxB gene encoding thioredoxin-disulfide reductase codes for MSDTIEKIKCLIIGSGPAGYTAAIYAARANMNPVLYQGMQPGGQLTTTNEVENFPGYVDGVTGPEMMVQLQQQAQRFGADIRDGWATKVDFSGDVHKVWINDKIELHCDTVIISTGASAKYLGLESEQHYLKMGGGVSACAVCDGFFYRNQEVVIVGAGDSACEEAHYLSKLCSKVTMLVRSDKFRASKIMEARVRKTENISILMNHDTVEILGDGQVVSGVKAKNKTTGEIFEIPATGFFSAIGHKPNTDIFKDYLTLDETGYIINVPGTSKTNVEGVFVAGDAADHVYRQAITAAGTGCMAALDAERYLAAKESEVEEKVIS; via the coding sequence ATGTCAGATACAATAGAAAAAATTAAATGTCTTATTATAGGTTCAGGACCAGCGGGTTATACAGCCGCAATTTATGCCGCCAGAGCTAACATGAATCCAGTATTGTACCAGGGAATGCAGCCGGGAGGTCAATTGACAACTACAAATGAAGTGGAAAACTTTCCAGGTTATGTTGACGGAGTTACCGGTCCTGAAATGATGGTACAATTGCAACAACAAGCGCAACGTTTTGGTGCTGATATACGTGATGGTTGGGCTACCAAAGTTGATTTTTCAGGTGATGTTCACAAAGTTTGGATCAATGATAAAATTGAATTGCATTGTGATACTGTAATTATTTCTACAGGAGCTTCTGCTAAATATTTAGGATTGGAATCTGAACAACATTATTTGAAAATGGGTGGAGGAGTTTCTGCTTGTGCGGTTTGTGATGGATTCTTCTACAGAAATCAGGAAGTTGTGATTGTAGGAGCTGGAGATTCAGCTTGTGAAGAAGCGCATTATTTGTCTAAATTATGTTCTAAAGTGACCATGTTGGTTCGTAGCGATAAATTCCGAGCTTCAAAAATCATGGAAGCCCGTGTTCGCAAAACAGAAAACATTTCTATTTTGATGAACCACGATACCGTTGAGATTTTAGGAGATGGTCAAGTAGTGAGTGGAGTAAAAGCAAAAAACAAAACAACTGGTGAAATTTTTGAGATACCGGCTACTGGTTTCTTTTCTGCTATCGGTCATAAACCAAATACTGATATTTTCAAAGATTATCTTACTCTTGACGAAACCGGTTATATTATAAATGTTCCCGGAACATCTAAAACGAATGTTGAAGGTGTATTCGTTGCCGGAGATGCTGCTGATCATGTGTACCGTCAGGCGATTACGGCCGCGGGAACAGGTTGTATGGCTGCTTTGGATGCTGAACGTTACTTAGCTGCTAAAGAATCAGAAGTGGAAGAAAA
- a CDS encoding methylmalonyl-CoA mutase subunit beta codes for MAKNLFEDFSPVSAKLWKQKIQFELKGADYNETLIWNSPEDIKVKPFYDKEDLSKKLSVTTKASQFRICQNIFVFDLEKSITKALDSINRGAESIRFNIPEKTVDIAKLLEKLPLEKITVYFHFNFISIDFVKKIDAIAKEKKATIYCLLDPIGQLAKEGNWYNTPEKSNFDTLNILTKETQSLSLISINSGLYQNAGASMVQQIAYSLAHANEYFNRISDINQPIVFQISVGSNYFFEIAKLRAFRILFKTIAKEYNHNLDCHFLVTPTKRNKTIYDYNVNMLRTTTECMGAILGGADAIANLPYDALYHKDNEFGDRIARNQLLVLKNESYFDKVDNPADGSYYIESLTQQLAEKALLLFKNIEANGGFLKQLNEGVIKRKIQESADAEQNLFDSGKETLLGTNKYPNPNDKMKEDLELFPFVKIKPRKTLITPIIEKRLAEKMEQERLSKE; via the coding sequence ATGGCCAAGAATTTATTCGAAGATTTCAGCCCGGTTTCCGCAAAACTTTGGAAACAAAAAATTCAATTTGAACTCAAAGGTGCCGATTATAATGAAACTTTAATTTGGAACTCTCCCGAAGATATTAAAGTAAAGCCGTTTTATGATAAAGAGGATTTATCCAAAAAACTTTCCGTTACCACAAAAGCGTCACAATTCAGAATTTGCCAAAACATCTTTGTTTTTGATCTTGAAAAATCAATTACAAAAGCTTTGGATTCGATTAATCGTGGTGCCGAAAGCATCCGTTTTAACATTCCTGAAAAAACAGTAGATATTGCAAAGTTGTTAGAAAAACTTCCTTTAGAAAAGATTACTGTTTATTTTCATTTCAATTTTATTTCAATCGATTTCGTTAAAAAAATTGACGCTATTGCAAAAGAAAAAAAAGCGACTATCTATTGTCTATTAGATCCGATAGGGCAATTAGCCAAAGAAGGAAACTGGTACAATACTCCCGAAAAAAGCAACTTTGATACTTTAAATATACTTACCAAAGAAACCCAATCTCTTTCGCTTATCAGCATCAACAGTGGATTATATCAAAATGCTGGTGCCTCGATGGTACAGCAAATCGCTTATAGCCTGGCTCATGCCAATGAATATTTCAATCGAATTTCTGATATAAACCAACCAATCGTTTTTCAGATATCGGTAGGAAGCAATTATTTTTTCGAAATCGCAAAACTGCGTGCTTTTCGAATCCTTTTCAAGACAATAGCTAAAGAATATAATCACAATTTAGATTGTCATTTTCTTGTTACCCCAACTAAGCGCAACAAAACCATCTACGATTATAATGTAAATATGCTGCGTACTACAACTGAATGCATGGGAGCTATTCTCGGCGGAGCAGATGCAATAGCCAATTTACCTTATGATGCCTTGTATCACAAAGACAACGAATTTGGAGACAGAATTGCCCGCAATCAATTGTTAGTTCTTAAAAATGAAAGTTACTTTGACAAAGTAGACAATCCTGCTGACGGCAGTTATTATATCGAAAGCTTGACTCAGCAATTAGCAGAAAAAGCATTACTTTTATTCAAAAACATAGAAGCTAATGGAGGTTTTCTAAAACAACTGAATGAAGGTGTCATCAAAAGAAAAATACAAGAAAGTGCCGATGCTGAACAAAACCTGTTTGATTCCGGAAAAGAAACACTTTTGGGAACCAACAAATATCCCAATCCGAACGACAAAATGAAAGAAGATTTAGAATTATTTCCTTTTGTAAAAATAAAACCCAGAAAAACATTGATTACTCCAATAATCGAAAAAAGATTGGCAGAAAAAATGGAACAGGAACGACTTTCGAAAGAATAA
- the scpA gene encoding methylmalonyl-CoA mutase gives MKRKDLQHITLKDNFQDENGNHQADSYLTAEGIELHKTYTEDDIEPLEHLDFGAGFAPNLRGPYSTMYVQKPWTIRQYAGFSTAEDSNAFYIRNLAAGQKGLSIAFDLPTHRGYDSDHERVVGDVGKAGVAIDSVEDMKVLFDQIPLNEMSVSMTMNGAVLPIMAFYIVAAEEQGVKPEQLSGTIQNDILKEFMVRNTYIYPPASSMKIIADIFEYTSKKMPKFNSISISGYHMQEAGATADIELAYTLADGLEYIRTGLATGMKIDDFAPRLSFFWAIGMNHFMEIAKMRAGRMIWAKLIKQFSPKDEKSLALRTHCQTSGWSLTEQDPFNNVARTCIEAAAAVFGGTQSLHTNALDEAIALPTDFSARIARNTQIYLQEETKITKTVDPWAGSYYVESLTNEIVEKAWKLIEEVEELGGMTKAIETGIPKIRIEEAAARKQARIDSGQDIIVGVNKYRLEKEDPLQILDVDNQKVRQQQLEKLNRIKASRNSNEVKASLQKLKICAETREGNLLEFAVEAARNRCTLGEISDALETVFGRYKAQIKSFSGVYSKEMKDDKSFEKAKQLADTFAKQEGRRPRIMIAKMGQDGHDRGAKVVATGYADVGFDVDIGPLFQTPAEAAKQAVENDVHILGVSSLAAGHKTLVPQVIEELKKYGREDIMVIVGGVIPPQDYQFLFDAGAVAIFGPGTKISDAAIQILEILID, from the coding sequence ATGAAAAGAAAAGATCTTCAACATATAACCCTCAAAGATAATTTTCAGGACGAAAACGGCAATCATCAAGCAGATAGCTATCTTACTGCCGAAGGAATTGAACTGCACAAAACATATACTGAAGACGACATTGAACCTCTTGAGCATCTTGATTTTGGAGCTGGTTTTGCGCCAAATTTAAGAGGACCTTACTCAACAATGTATGTTCAAAAACCATGGACAATACGTCAATATGCAGGTTTTTCAACAGCCGAAGACAGCAATGCTTTTTACATAAGAAACCTTGCCGCAGGCCAAAAAGGACTTTCCATCGCTTTTGATTTGCCAACACACAGAGGTTACGACTCCGATCATGAAAGAGTTGTAGGTGATGTTGGAAAAGCTGGAGTCGCAATAGACTCAGTTGAAGATATGAAAGTTCTGTTTGACCAGATTCCGCTGAATGAAATGTCGGTTTCCATGACTATGAACGGTGCCGTTTTACCAATCATGGCTTTTTATATTGTCGCCGCCGAAGAACAAGGCGTAAAACCTGAACAACTTTCAGGTACCATTCAAAATGACATCCTGAAAGAGTTTATGGTACGTAACACTTATATCTACCCTCCTGCTTCATCGATGAAAATCATAGCCGATATATTTGAATATACCAGCAAAAAGATGCCGAAATTCAACTCTATTTCTATTTCCGGCTATCATATGCAGGAAGCAGGTGCTACTGCCGATATTGAATTGGCATACACTTTGGCTGACGGTTTAGAATATATTCGGACTGGATTAGCAACCGGAATGAAAATTGATGATTTTGCACCCCGCCTCTCTTTTTTCTGGGCAATCGGAATGAACCATTTTATGGAAATTGCCAAAATGAGAGCAGGACGAATGATTTGGGCCAAATTAATCAAACAATTCAGCCCAAAAGATGAAAAATCATTGGCACTAAGAACCCATTGCCAAACATCCGGCTGGAGTTTAACCGAGCAAGACCCTTTCAACAATGTAGCGCGTACCTGTATCGAGGCTGCAGCAGCAGTTTTTGGAGGAACACAATCTTTACACACCAATGCTTTAGACGAAGCGATAGCCTTACCTACCGATTTTTCGGCACGAATTGCGAGAAATACCCAAATCTATTTACAGGAAGAAACCAAAATTACCAAAACAGTAGATCCATGGGCAGGCAGTTATTATGTCGAAAGCCTTACTAACGAAATTGTCGAAAAAGCTTGGAAACTAATAGAAGAAGTGGAAGAACTGGGCGGAATGACCAAAGCTATCGAAACCGGAATTCCGAAAATTAGGATTGAAGAAGCCGCTGCACGTAAACAAGCACGGATTGACAGCGGACAAGATATTATTGTCGGTGTTAACAAATACCGTTTGGAAAAAGAAGATCCGTTGCAAATTTTGGATGTCGATAATCAAAAAGTTCGACAACAACAATTAGAAAAATTAAACAGAATAAAAGCATCACGGAATTCGAATGAAGTTAAGGCTTCATTACAAAAACTAAAGATTTGTGCCGAAACAAGAGAAGGAAATTTATTGGAATTCGCAGTTGAAGCAGCCAGAAATCGTTGCACATTAGGAGAAATTAGCGATGCGTTAGAAACAGTTTTCGGGAGATACAAAGCACAAATTAAATCTTTTAGCGGAGTGTATAGCAAAGAAATGAAAGACGACAAAAGCTTTGAAAAAGCAAAACAATTGGCAGATACCTTTGCCAAACAAGAAGGCCGTCGACCAAGAATCATGATTGCCAAAATGGGTCAGGATGGACACGACCGTGGTGCCAAAGTTGTTGCCACAGGCTACGCTGATGTTGGTTTTGATGTTGATATAGGCCCATTGTTTCAAACTCCTGCAGAGGCAGCAAAACAAGCTGTAGAAAACGACGTGCACATTCTTGGAGTATCTTCACTTGCAGCCGGTCATAAAACTTTGGTTCCGCAAGTAATCGAAGAACTCAAAAAATACGGTAGAGAAGATATTATGGTTATTGTTGGCGGAGTTATTCCTCCTCAAGATTATCAATTTTTATTTGATGCCGGAGCGGTAGCCATTTTTGGTCCTGGCACAAAAATAAGCGATGCTGCTATTCAGATTTTGGAAATTTTAATAGATTAA
- a CDS encoding DUF2339 domain-containing protein codes for MEIFLLVCLIALLFYTLNTITNRFDKIEDNIQALNRKIELQKPIEKPIEKTIEKFVEKPFEKITPPIPIKKEIKPEITSVPVEKTIEEKTEKIDFAMETNPGLKPIEPKQKQEPAPIFEVEKTFWEKFKEKNPDLEKFIGENLINKIGILILVLGISYFVKYAIDKDWINEPARVGIGILCGALVMTVAHKLRKNYAAFSSVFVAGAISIFYFTIAIAFHDYHLFNQTIAFAIMVIITAFSAVISLSYNRVELAVLTLIGGFAVPFMISTGEGNYVVLFTYITILNIGILSLAYYKKWNLVNLLSYLFTIALYGGWLFKDINTDKPHYSGALVFAFVFYFIFVLMNIINNVRTKGEFSKMQLTILASNTFLFYGAGMAILNHYHPEFKGLFTTVLALLNLIYAWFLYKKFGLDKKAVYLLIGLTLTFITLAIPIQFKGNYITLFWAAEAVLLLWLSQKSQVTGYKFGSIIVHFLMLVSLIMDWIKYYMGDAVLNIAINPIFTTGLFAIASLFLVNHLLKKETEETPIFGFDFNPEQYGKYAFDLAIVLSYLTGLFEVIYQSNNLIQNAYSALSIQVIYHLFFFAVLSTFISKQKTEAAYKKVTIIAIINILLFAFWFSAFAFKEHHEILRYGTGKPIAFYLHYISLALTGYFGYQLYLSNKEKIIFSFFNKKNIAWITAFLIVYIASSEVMLHGLKILNSPITTEEIQSNHLYHDFKNQVAYIREIISDDNIQLARTKIIKTSFPILWGVLAFVFLIFGIKKQMKTIRVIALSLLGLTIVKLFVYDISNISETGKIISFILLGILILIISFVYQKIKVLVIDENKPTTTDEIQ; via the coding sequence ATGGAAATATTTCTTTTAGTTTGCTTAATAGCACTACTTTTCTACACTCTAAACACAATAACAAACCGATTTGACAAAATTGAAGACAACATTCAAGCGTTAAATCGAAAAATAGAACTTCAAAAACCAATCGAAAAACCGATTGAGAAAACAATAGAAAAATTTGTCGAGAAACCCTTTGAGAAAATAACTCCTCCTATACCTATTAAAAAGGAAATAAAACCCGAAATCACCTCTGTTCCGGTCGAAAAAACTATCGAAGAAAAAACAGAAAAAATAGATTTTGCGATGGAAACAAATCCAGGTCTAAAACCTATAGAACCGAAACAGAAACAAGAGCCTGCACCAATTTTTGAAGTTGAAAAAACTTTTTGGGAAAAATTCAAAGAGAAAAATCCGGATTTAGAGAAATTTATTGGTGAAAACCTCATCAATAAAATTGGAATCCTGATTCTCGTTTTAGGAATTAGTTATTTTGTAAAATATGCTATCGACAAAGACTGGATAAACGAACCAGCCCGCGTGGGAATTGGAATCTTATGTGGCGCTTTGGTTATGACAGTTGCTCATAAATTACGAAAAAACTATGCTGCTTTCAGTTCGGTATTTGTTGCCGGAGCCATTTCGATATTCTATTTTACTATTGCAATCGCTTTCCATGACTATCATTTATTCAATCAAACTATTGCATTTGCAATAATGGTTATCATTACCGCTTTTAGTGCGGTTATTTCGCTATCTTATAACAGGGTAGAACTCGCTGTTCTTACCTTAATTGGAGGATTTGCAGTCCCTTTTATGATAAGCACAGGTGAAGGCAATTACGTAGTTTTGTTTACTTATATTACAATCCTGAACATAGGAATCTTAAGCTTGGCTTATTACAAAAAATGGAATTTGGTAAACCTGCTTTCTTATCTGTTTACAATTGCACTCTATGGCGGATGGTTATTTAAAGACATCAATACTGACAAACCCCATTATTCAGGAGCTTTAGTCTTTGCTTTTGTCTTTTATTTCATTTTTGTTTTGATGAACATCATCAACAATGTCCGAACAAAAGGAGAATTCTCAAAAATGCAATTAACAATCCTGGCGAGCAACACCTTTTTATTTTATGGTGCCGGAATGGCAATTTTAAATCATTACCATCCTGAATTCAAAGGATTATTCACAACAGTACTCGCATTGTTGAATTTAATTTACGCTTGGTTTTTGTACAAAAAATTTGGATTGGACAAAAAAGCAGTGTATTTACTCATTGGCTTAACCCTAACATTTATCACACTTGCAATTCCGATTCAATTTAAGGGTAATTATATCACCCTATTTTGGGCTGCCGAAGCGGTATTGCTATTATGGCTGTCTCAAAAATCACAAGTCACCGGCTACAAATTTGGTTCTATCATCGTTCATTTTTTAATGTTGGTCAGCCTTATTATGGATTGGATCAAATACTATATGGGAGATGCTGTTTTGAATATAGCTATCAATCCAATTTTTACCACTGGACTTTTTGCTATTGCTTCTTTGTTTTTAGTGAATCATTTGTTGAAAAAAGAGACAGAAGAAACCCCTATATTCGGTTTTGACTTCAATCCAGAACAATATGGCAAATATGCTTTTGATTTAGCTATTGTCCTTTCCTATTTAACTGGTTTGTTCGAAGTAATTTACCAATCCAACAACCTCATACAGAATGCCTACTCAGCACTTTCGATTCAAGTAATTTATCATTTATTCTTTTTTGCGGTGTTAAGTACTTTCATAAGTAAACAAAAAACTGAAGCTGCTTACAAAAAAGTTACAATTATAGCAATTATCAATATTTTATTGTTCGCTTTTTGGTTCTCTGCTTTTGCATTCAAAGAACATCACGAAATTCTAAGATATGGAACCGGAAAACCAATAGCTTTTTATTTACATTATATTTCACTGGCATTGACGGGTTATTTTGGATATCAATTGTATTTGTCAAATAAAGAAAAAATTATTTTCAGCTTTTTCAACAAGAAAAATATTGCGTGGATTACTGCTTTTTTAATTGTTTACATCGCCAGTTCCGAAGTGATGCTTCACGGTTTGAAAATTCTTAACTCTCCCATTACGACAGAGGAAATACAATCAAATCATTTGTATCACGATTTTAAAAATCAAGTTGCCTATATTAGAGAAATTATATCAGATGATAACATCCAATTGGCAAGGACGAAAATAATAAAAACCAGTTTTCCAATTCTTTGGGGCGTTTTGGCGTTTGTTTTTCTAATTTTCGGAATAAAAAAACAAATGAAAACTATTCGTGTTATCGCGTTATCTTTACTAGGATTAACTATCGTAAAACTTTTCGTTTACGATATAAGTAACATTTCCGAAACCGGAAAAATAATATCTTTTATCCTTTTAGGAATTCTTATTTTGATTATCTCATTTGTCTACCAAAAAATTAAAGTCCTTGTCATAGATGAAAATAAACCGACTACTACAGATGAAATTCAATAA
- the mltG gene encoding endolytic transglycosylase MltG — MKQKKIISLVAVALISILIVVGSFLMYQVFSGNTKFNEKEVYVYVPTGSDYEQVKKIIAPYVKNLDRFELVANKASYPENVKPGRFLFKKGMSSYDLVRAMRHNDPVSLAFNNQERLEDLAGRVGSQLEPDSLALLNTFRDSIFLKENGFNEDNILAMFIPNTYEVYWNTSAEKFRDKMIKEYNRFWNKERTAKAAAQNLTPIQATILASIVHKESVMKDERPRIAGVYLNRLRLGMPLQADPTVIFAMKKKSNDFKQVIKRVFYNDLIMKSPYNTYVNTGLPPGPIAMPDITALEAVLNPEKNNYVYFCASVDRFGYHEFAATLAEHNVNAKKYSDWINSQGVQR; from the coding sequence TTGAAGCAAAAAAAAATAATCTCATTAGTTGCTGTTGCATTAATATCGATACTAATCGTTGTCGGCTCATTTTTAATGTATCAGGTTTTTAGTGGCAACACTAAATTTAACGAAAAAGAAGTATATGTGTATGTGCCAACAGGATCCGATTATGAGCAAGTAAAGAAAATAATTGCTCCTTATGTTAAGAATTTAGACCGTTTTGAATTGGTTGCCAATAAAGCTAGCTATCCCGAAAATGTTAAGCCAGGACGTTTTTTGTTCAAAAAAGGAATGAGCAGTTATGATTTGGTAAGAGCAATGAGACATAACGATCCGGTAAGTTTGGCATTTAATAATCAGGAGCGATTGGAAGATTTGGCCGGACGAGTAGGTTCTCAATTAGAGCCGGATAGTTTGGCTTTATTGAATACGTTTAGGGATTCAATTTTTTTGAAAGAAAACGGATTTAACGAAGATAATATACTTGCTATGTTTATTCCTAATACTTATGAAGTTTATTGGAATACTTCGGCTGAGAAGTTTCGCGATAAAATGATAAAAGAATACAATAGATTCTGGAACAAAGAGCGTACAGCAAAAGCAGCAGCACAGAATTTAACTCCGATTCAGGCGACTATTTTGGCTTCGATTGTTCATAAAGAGTCGGTTATGAAAGATGAGCGACCTAGAATTGCGGGCGTTTATTTGAATAGACTAAGACTAGGAATGCCGTTGCAGGCTGATCCAACAGTGATTTTTGCAATGAAAAAGAAATCCAATGATTTTAAACAAGTCATTAAAAGGGTTTTTTATAATGATTTGATTATGAAGTCTCCTTATAATACTTATGTAAATACTGGACTTCCTCCAGGGCCAATTGCGATGCCGGATATTACTGCTTTAGAGGCAGTTTTGAATCCAGAGAAAAACAACTATGTGTATTTTTGCGCTAGTGTGGATCGTTTTGGATACCATGAATTCGCAGCAACTTTGGCTGAACATAATGTGAATGCTAAAAAATATTCGGATTGGATTAATAGTCAAGGGGTTCAACGTTAG
- the udk gene encoding uridine kinase has product MLIIGIAGGTGSGKTTVVHQIMNELPETEVGIIAQDSYYKETHDLSYEDRSKINFDHPRAIDFELLVAHLKELKAGNTINQPVYSFVQHNRTDDIIVTHPRKVMIVEGILILTNPELRNLFDIKIFVHADSDERLIRRMKRDIAERGRDMYEVLNRYQTTLKPMHEQFIEPSKAFADIIIPNDKFNTVAIDVVRAVINQRIL; this is encoded by the coding sequence ATGCTCATTATAGGAATCGCAGGCGGGACAGGATCAGGAAAAACAACCGTGGTACATCAAATCATGAACGAATTGCCTGAAACCGAAGTTGGCATTATTGCTCAAGACTCTTATTACAAAGAAACACACGATTTGAGTTATGAAGACCGGTCAAAAATCAATTTTGACCATCCAAGAGCTATTGATTTCGAATTATTGGTAGCGCATCTCAAAGAATTAAAAGCAGGAAATACTATTAACCAGCCTGTTTATTCGTTTGTACAACACAACAGAACTGACGATATCATAGTCACACATCCCAGAAAAGTAATGATTGTAGAAGGGATTTTGATTCTGACCAATCCCGAATTGAGAAATCTTTTCGATATCAAAATATTTGTACATGCCGATTCGGATGAACGATTGATTCGTCGCATGAAAAGAGACATTGCCGAACGTGGAAGAGACATGTATGAAGTGTTAAATCGCTATCAAACAACGCTAAAACCAATGCATGAGCAATTTATTGAACCTTCAAAAGCTTTTGCAGACATTATAATTCCAAACGACAAATTTAATACTGTTGCCATTGATGTAGTTCGAGCCGTAATTAATCAGCGTATTTTATAA
- a CDS encoding FtsB family cell division protein: MKNPFKEKPWYKTLSNKYVWVSLSFLTWMIFLDNYSYFEHRFLNKQIDELEENASYYQNEIKKDEEKIKQLKNPLQIEKYAREKYFMKKDSEDIYIIEFKGDTIKKEE; the protein is encoded by the coding sequence ATGAAAAATCCATTTAAAGAAAAACCTTGGTACAAAACCCTAAGCAACAAATACGTTTGGGTATCGCTATCTTTCTTGACTTGGATGATTTTTCTGGACAACTACTCTTATTTTGAACATCGTTTTTTAAACAAGCAAATCGACGAACTTGAAGAAAATGCCAGCTATTACCAAAACGAAATAAAAAAGGATGAGGAAAAAATCAAGCAACTGAAAAATCCTTTACAAATTGAAAAATATGCCCGGGAAAAATACTTTATGAAAAAAGATAGTGAAGACATTTACATCATAGAGTTTAAAGGGGATACCATCAAAAAAGAAGAGTAA